One region of Plasmodium gaboni strain SY75 chromosome 6, whole genome shotgun sequence genomic DNA includes:
- a CDS encoding acyl-CoA synthetase has protein sequence MNQTNSLKSFLNIENVNDRFVTDLNTYKKQFSYKELYEEIENFVNFFQSINIKRGDEISIILFNSIEYVISFLSINFNHNICLPQNTNLKKEEYKRYLVNNCKYIIIHDYDENDEEYANIKNKHSYYKNVCIYIKELSEEYGIGLIKIKKNKEKPYFTYSYINNGRKEELQNLNNDLKNDENNNINNNSNNKEESNMLKSDICLHLHTSGTTSKVKIVQLSNTNIKTTITNITNSYNINRDDNTIIVMPLFHVHGLIGVLLPIIYCKGNILFQLGHSFSASEFWNNVENYNITYFSAIPTILKILIIRYEEDYLRIKKIQKNSDENNKCEKTIMKEKVKHKLRFIRTSSSSLDENLEKEIEEKFEVSVFQAYGMTEACHQVSSNKIITPSLSSPNNIQICKKFKSVGIPNVGVIIYNEEKKKICDYNELGEICINGKNVMCGYKELKDNDNIYIYANTIKERNNYMMKNPFLEISEKVPFFKTGDIGYIDQDNFLFISGRIKDIINRGGEKIIPNEIDDVLRNHDLVQDCLTFSCKDDVYGEIINSAVILEENKLLSHNDDYNKNSTNNSYINKSSDEQKNMSLSPFDENLSIYLNLKYYILKKELINYMKKYIADFKVPRNIYFVNNFLKTDTGKISRKKVSESIEELKKKQIKVFDNIIPLIFKKYEIKYIYGLYGIPINKIIYSFIKNNIYYISFRNEINASISCNYVNYFDINNKEQKNKIGILFTCSGPAFINTLSGLYNAKVNNLPMVLICFENVRNEKLTLFEKYCNFQYFPQLDFLNKTKELCNQTYHVNNTLESFSTQLFNCIYTSLQHKSPTYLNIDYKLIEQTITLDKAIETLQLCDIYAQKCLNPNQFNKYTLLNNEQENLFTQLLNKFVEIYRTNKKCVIFMGINCNYGYKYIIKLAELLKIPIYTNTMAKSFLKENYLYNMNSCKSYLFNNLDSCICIGSVFNFYFNFGNFPNCKKQNMLCIDLINNAYDHDHQHHHPHNNNNNDNNNNNNKRDKLDVSHYFFSDLFHILKKLYYAVKNVIHINDIENKKEWVNILNDMKKTNFNKMCIQINKYFEEELFTMEQAMLIIRHILIDYYFLKNDIEEENKKHFLNYLKHVDKIKIKDFTNIENVHYSDLMDKGLDIVDIDEDILSDHNDDHNNDHNNDTYIHQYEDHSYNVYDKKDIISKKQKKELYFLKKQIKNRIIVTNEGSITLNLGILYLPKFGPYNYVIPQINGMMGVSMNASISAALDNPNNIIFSILGDSSFGFTSNEVETICRLKLKIVFIIFNNNGIYGNRDIPKEQNVTNTYIKEKHQINDPSFYLNNPSSLYFFSKYENYVIAHGGYGCYIDNRNDFIKQMKYVTSQDFDHYPALLNVIIEDSGCVNFDVDKFVK, from the coding sequence ATGAACCAAACTAACTCCTTAAAATCCTTTTTGAATATTGAAAATGTAAATGACCGATTTGTAACGGATTTAAATACTTATAAGAAGCAATTTTCTTATAAGGAAttatatgaagaaatagaaaactttgtaaatttttttcaaagtattaatataaaaagagGAGATGAAATATCaatcattttatttaatagTATTGAATATGTGATATCTTTTTTGAGTATTAATTttaatcataatatatgtttacCACAAAACACCAATTTGAAAAAAGAggaatataaaagatatttaGTAAATAACTGTaagtatattataattcatgattatgatgaaaatgatgaGGAATATgcaaatattaaaaataaacatagttattataaaaatgtgtgtatttatataaaagagCTATCTGAAGAATATGGTATTGgtttaattaaaataaaaaaaaacaagGAGAAACCTTATTTTActtattcatatataaataatggAAGAAAGGAAGAACTACAgaatttaaataatgacttgaaaaatgatgaaaataataatattaataataatagtaataataaagaagaaagCAATATGTTGAAGAGTGATATATGTCTTCATTTACATACGTCTGGAACTACGAGTAAAGTTAAAATAGTACAGTTATctaatacaaatataaaaactaCAATAACGAATATAACCaattcttataatataaatagaGATGATAATACTATTATTGTTATGCCTTTGTTTCATGTACATGGATTAATTGGTGTGTTACTTcctataatatattgtaaaggtaatattttatttcaatTAGGTCATTCTTTTAGTGCATCCGAATTTTGGAATAATGttgaaaattataatataactTACTTTTCAGCTATTCCTACTAttcttaaaatattaataataagatatgaagaagattatttaagaataaagaaaatccaaaaaaatagtgatgaaaataataaatgtgAAAAAACTATAATGAAGGAAAAAGTAAAACATAAATTAAGATTTATTAGAACTTCCAGTTCTAGTTTAGATGAAAATttagaaaaagaaatcGAAGAAAAGTTTGAAGTATCTGTTTTTCAAGCATATGGTATGACAGAAGCTTGTCATCAAGTTAGTTCAAATAAAATCATTACACCCTCATTATCATCAccaaataatatacaaatatgtAAGAAATTTAAAAGTGTAGGTATACCTAATGTAGgtgttattatatataatgaagaaaagaaaaaaatatgtgattataatgaattaggtgaaatatgtattaatgGAAAAAACGTTATGTGTGGatataaagaattaaaggataatgataatatatatatatatgctaatactataaaagaaagaaataaCTATATGATGAAGAATCCATTTTTAGAAATATCTGAAAAGGTACCTTTCTTTAAAACAGGAGATATTGGTTATATTGATCAAGATAACTTCCTTTTTATATCAGGTCGTATTAAAGATATAATTAATCGAGGAGGGGAAAAAATTATACCAAATGAAATAGATGATGTTTTAAGAAATCACGATTTAGTTCAAGATTGTTTAACGTTTTCTTGTAAAGATGATGTATATGGtgaaattataaatagTGCAGTAATAttagaagaaaataaattattatcacataatgatgattataataagaataGTACGAATAATAgttatattaataaatcatCTGATGAACAGAAAAATATGTCATTAAGTCCATTTGATGAAAACTTATCcatttatttaaatttaaaatattatatactaaaaaaagaattaataaattatatgaaaaaatatatagcTGATTTTAAAGTACCAAGGAATATCTATTTtgttaataattttttaaaaacagATACAGGTAAAATTTCTAGAAAAAAAGTTTCAGAAAGTAttgaagaattaaaaaaaaaacaaataaaagtctttgataatattatacctttaatttttaaaaaatatgaaataaaatatatatatggattATATGGTATAccaataaataaaataatatatagttttattaaaaataatatatattatataagtTTCAGAAATGAGATAAATGCTTCTATTAGTTGTAATTATgttaattattttgatataaataataaagaacaaaaaaataaaattggAATATTATTTACTTGCTCTGGTCCAGcatttattaatacattAAGTGGTTTATATAATGCTAAAGTTAATAATTTACCTATGGTTTTAATATGTTTTGAAAATGTGAGAAATGAAAAGTTAAcattatttgaaaaatattgtaATTTTCAATATTTCCCACAATTAGactttttaaataaaacaaaagaaTTATGTAATCAAACGTATCATGTAAATAATACTTTAGAATCATTTTCAACTCAATTGtttaattgtatatatacatCTCTTCAACATAAATCACCtacatatttaaatattgattataaattaatagAGCAAACCATAACTTTAGATAAAGCTATAGAGACATTACAATTATGTGATATATATGCACAAAAATGTTTAAATCCAAATCAgtttaataaatatacattattaaataatgaacaagaaaatttatttacacaacttttaaataaatttgtagaaatatatagaaCCAACAAAAAATGTGTTATTTTTATGGGTATTAATTGTAATTAtggatataaatatattatcaaattAGCAGAACTTTTGAAAATACctatatatacaaatacTATGGCAAAATCGTTCcttaaagaaaattatttatataatatgaattcATGTAAatcttatttatttaataatttagaCTCATGTATTTGTATTGGATCagtttttaatttttattttaattttggAAACTTTCCAAATTGTAAAAAGCAAAATATGTTATGTATCGATTTGATAAACAATGCCTACGACCACGACCATCAACATCATCATCCAcacaacaacaataataatgataataataataataataataagagGGATAAGTTGGATGTATctcattattttttttcagacttatttcatatattgaaaaaattatattacgcagttaaaaatgttattcatataaatgatatCGAAAATAAGAAAGAGTGGGTAAACATCTTGAATGATATGAAAAAAACgaattttaataaaatgtgtattcaaattaataaatattttgaagAGGAACTATTTACTATGGAACAAGCCATGCTAATTATAAGACATATATTGATTGATTActattttttaaaaaatgacatagaggaagaaaataaaaaacatttccttaattatttaaaacatgtggataaaataaaaataaaagattttacaaatatagaaaatgtACATTATAGTGACCTTATGGATAAAGGATTAGATATAGTAGATATAGACGAAGATATATTAAGTGATCACAATGATGACCATAATAATGATCATAATAATGACACATATATACATCAATATGAAGACCATTCCTACAATGTGtatgataaaaaagatatcATTTCAAAAAagcaaaaaaaagaattatattttttaaaaaaacaaataaaaaatagaaTTATTGTAACCAATGAAGGGTCCATAACTCTAAATTTAGgaattttatatttaccTAAATTTGGAccatataattatgttaTACCTCAAATTAATGGAATGATGGGAGTATCAATGAATGCAAGTATAAGTGCCGCATTAGATAATccaaataatataatattttccatattaGGAGATTCATCATTTGGTTTTACATCCAACGAAGTTGAAACAATTTGCCgattaaaattaaaaattgtttttatcatttttaataataatggaATATATGGAAATAGAGATATTCCAAAAGAACAAAATGTAACGAATACCTATATTAAGGAAAAACACCAAATAAATGACCCATCCttttatttgaataatCCTTCGTCTTTATACTTTTTTAgtaaatatgaaaattatgTAATTGCTCATGGAGGTTATGGCTGTTATATTGATAACAGAAATGATTTTATTAAACAAATGAAATATGTAACAAGTCAAGACTTCGATCATTATCCTGCCTTATTAAATGTAATTATTGAAGATAGTGGATGTGTAAATTTTGATGTAGACAAATTTGTGAAGTAA
- a CDS encoding cell division cycle protein 48-like protein — protein MEDNTDKKALVDENNGENKVPKKKNLSRLIVEEATNDDNSVVALNTKRMEELNFFRGDTILIKGKKRHSTICIILNDNDLDEGKIRINKVARKNLRVCLGDVVYVKSCPEIPYGKKIQVLPIDDTIEGLAKDTLFEIFLKPYFNESYRPVKKGDLFLVRGGFMSVEFKVVEVDPDDFCIVSPDTVIYYEGDPIKRDDEEKLDEIGYDDIGGCKKQLAQIREMIELPLRHPGLFKTLGVKPPRGVLLYGPPGSGKTCIAKAVANETGAFFFLINGPEVMSKMAGEAEANLRRAFEEAEKNSPAIIFIDEIDSIAPKREKTNGEVERRVVSQLLTLMDGIKSRGQVVVIAATNRQNSIDPALRRFGRFDREIDIGVPDDNGRFEILRIHTKNMKLSPDVKLEELASNTHGFVGADLAQLCTEAALTCIREKMDVIDLEDEIIDKEVLESMCVTQDHFNMALGTCNPSSLRETVVEVPNVKWDDIGGLDEVKSTLREMILYPIDHPDKFEKFGMSPSRGVLFYGPPGCGKTLLAKAVASECSANFVSIKGPELLTMWFGESEANVREVFDKARAAAPCVLFFDELDSIGTQRGSSLGDGSGAGDRVMNQLLTEIDGVGPKKNLFFIGATNRPELLDEALLRPGRLDQLIYIPLPDLAARISILTAILRKCPVAENVPIDFLAQKTAGFSGADLAELCQRAARAAIRDAIDAEEMNKKSKLELSNKKENEQNETNENDVNNKTQEPTNDQQKNDDDNIKYEITRHHFKEGLAGARRSVSQADLIKYDNFRIKFDPLYKTKTGGTGDDFIIDWPDEDNNDDTPAYVVDEDLYS, from the exons ATGGAAGATAATACAGATAAAAAGGCTTTGGTTGATGAGAATAATGGCGAAAATAAAGTTccaaagaaaaaaaacttAAGCAGGCTTATAGTTGAAGAAGCAAcaaatgatgataattcTGTTGTTGCGTTGAATACTAAAAGAATGGAAGAGttaaatttttttagaGGTGATACTATATTAATTAAAGGAAAGAAACGACACTCTACcatttgtattatattgaatgataatgatttagatgaaggaaaaataagaataaataaGGTTGCAAGAAAAAACTTGAGAGTTTGTTTAGGAg ATGTTGTTTATGTAAAGTCGTGCCCAGAAATTCCTTAcggaaaaaaaattcagGTGTTACCCATCGATGATACTATAGAAGGATTAGCAAAAGATACtttatttgaaatatttttaaaaccATACTTTAATGAATCTTATAGGCCAGTTAAAAAAGGAGATTTATTTTTAGTAAGAGGTGGTTTTATGTCTGTTGAATTTAAAGTTGTTGAAGTAGACCCTGATGATTTTTGTATTGTTTCACCTGACACtgttatttattatgaAGGGGATCCAATAAAAAGagatgatgaagaaaaattaGATGAAATTGGTTATGATGATATTGGAGGATGTAAGAAACAACTAGCTCAAATAAGAGAAATGATTGAATTACCATTAAGACATCCTGGTTTATTCAAAACATTAGGAGTGAAACCACCAAGAGgtgttttattatatggACCTCCAGGTAGTGGTAAAACATGTATAGCTAAAGCTGTTGCTAATGAAACAGGTgcatttttctttttaattaatGGACCAGAAGTTATGAGTAAGATGGCAGGAGAAGCTGAAGCAAATTTGAGAAGAGCATTTGAAGAAGCAGAAAAAAATTCACCTGCTATCATTTTTATTGATGAAATTGATTCTATTGCTCCAAAAAGAGAAAAGACTAATGGAGAAGTAGAAAGAAGAGTTGTTTCACAATTACTTACATTAATGGATGGTATAAAAAGCAGAGGACAAGTTGTTGTTATTGCAGCAACTAATAGACAAAATTCAATTGATCCAGCTTTGAGAAGATTTGGAAGATTTGATAGAGAAATTGATATTGGTGTACCTGATGATAATGGTAGATTTGAAATTCTTAGAATtcatacaaaaaatatgaagTTATCACCTGATGTGAAATTAGAAGAATTAGCTAGTAACACACATGGTTTTGTTGGTGCTGATTTAGCTCAATTATGTACAGAAGCAGCTTTAACTTGTATTAGAGAAAAAATGGATGTTATTGATTTAGAAGATGAAATCATCGACAAAGAAGTTTTAGAAAGTATGTGTGTAACACAGGATCATTTTAATATGGCATTAGGTACATGTAATCCATCGTCATTAAGAGAAACTGTTGTAGAGGTACCAAATGTGAAATGGGATGATATTGGTGGTTTAGATGAAGTTAAGAGTACATTAAGAgaaatgatattatatcCTATTGATCATCCAGATAAATTTGAAAAGTTTGGAATGTCTCCATCAAGAGGAGTGTTATTTTATGGACCTCCAGGTTGTGGTAAAACTTTACTAGCCAAAGCTGTGGCATCAGAATGTTCAGCTAATTTTGTATCTATTAAAGGTCCAGAATTATTAACAATGTGGTTTGGTGAATCTGAAGCTAATGTAAGAGAAGTTTTTGATAAAGCAAGAGCAGCAGCTCCATgtgttttattttttgatgAATTAGATTCTATTGGAACTCAAAGAGGATCGAGTTTAGGTGATGGAAGTGGTGCAGGAGATCGTGTTATGAATCAATTATTAACAGAAATTGATGGTGTGGGTCCtaaaaagaatttattCTTTATCGGTGCAACTAATAGACCTGAATTATTGGATGAAGCTTTATTAAGACCTGGAAGATTAGAtcaattaatatatatccCATTACCAGATTTAGCTGCAAGAATTTCTATTTTAACAGCTATTTTAAGAAAATGTCCAGTTGCTGAAAATGTACCAATTGACTTCTTAGCTCAAAAAACAGCTGGTTTTAGTGGTGCTGATTTAGCAGAATTATGTCAAAGAGCAGCACGAGCAGCTATTAGAGATGCAATAGATGCAGAAGAAATGAATAAGAAATCTAAATTAGAATTAAGtaacaaaaaagaaaatgaacaaaatgaaacaaatgaaaatgatgTTAATAACAAAACACAAGAACCAACCAATGACCAACAAAAgaatgatgatgataatataaaatatgaaattaCAAGACATCATTTTAAGGAAGGATTGGCTGGTGCTAGAAGAAGTGTTTCCCAAGCTgatttaattaaatatgataattttaGAATAAAATTTGATCCTTTATATAAAACCAAAACAGGTGGAACTGGTGATGATTTTATTATTGATTGGCCTGATGAGGATAATAATGACGATACACCTGCATATGTTGTAGATGAAGATTTGTATTCAtag